TTTTATTGCGCTGGTTTCGTTTAGTTTCATGATTTTTTATAGCTGGAAGCTTACCGCAGTAGCTGTATTTATCTCGGTAGTAATGACTTTATCTACGATAGTTTTTCAGCCGACTTTGCAGCAAAAAACTCGTGAGCTTTTAGTTCAAGAAGCAGAAACGCAAGGCGTTTTAGTAGAAACCTTTAAAGGCGCACTTACCATCAAAACTACGACGGCTGAACCGCAATTTTGGGATGAGTTACAAACCCGATTTGGTCGTGTTGCTAACGTCACATTCCGCACAATTCAAATCGGCATTATTAATAATACCTTCTCTGGCTTGATTTCTGCTACTGGCGGCATTGTTTTACTCTGGGTTGGTGGCAATTTGGTAATTAACCCGGCAGAAAACTTAAGTATTGGGCAGTTATTGGCATTTAACTCGATGAATGGCAATTATCTGGGCTTAATTGGTACTCTCATCGGTTTCGTAGACGAGTTTACTCGTGCCAAAACTGCTACACAACGCTTAACGGAAGTTATAGACGCGACTCAAGAAAATCAAGGCGACGAGAAAAAGCCTTTTGCTAACATCCCTGGAGATACTGACATTATTTGTACAAATGTCAACTTCCATTATGCAGGTCGAGTTGAACTTATAGAAAACTTTTCTTTAACAATACCGGGCGGTAAAGTGACTGCCCTTATCGGCAAATCGGGTTGTGGTAAAAGTACGATCGCCAAACTTATTGCTGGGTTATATCCACTGCAATCTGGAAATATTCGCATTGGACTTTATAACCTCAATGACCTTTCCCTTGATTGTCTCCGGCAACAAGTCGTTCTCGTTCCTCAAGACGCTCATTTTTGGAGTCGTTCTATTATAGAAAATTTTCGTTTAGGAGCGCCTCACGTTACATTTGAACAGATTGTGAGAGCTTGCCAAATTGCTGAGGCAGATGATTTTATCACTAGACTTCCAAATAAATATCAAACTATCTTAGGAGAATTTGGTGCAAATATTTCTGGTGGTCAACGTCAGCGACTGGCAATAGCACGAGCGATTGTTACAGAACCACCAGTTTTGATTTTAGATGAATCGACTGGTGGACTCGATCCAGTCAGTGAAGCGCAAGTTTTAGAGCAACTCTTCCACCATCGTCGCGGTAAAACTACAATTTTGATTACCCACCGTCCCAAAGTTATTAATCGAGCTGATTGGATCGTGTTGCTGGATGGGGGTAAGCTGAAACTTCAAGGTTCTCTGGAGGATTTGCACTCCAAACCAGGAGACCATTTGGATTTTTTAATTCCCTGAAATTGTTATTTGTTAGTTGTTGGTGAACCACTGCGCTATCGCGCTCTGCCGACTTGTTCGCGCAGCGTCTCCCCTTGGGAGAAGCAAGTGGTGAACCCGAAGGGTTGTTAGTTGTTGGTTGTTAGTTGACGGTTAACAGTTATCAACTATGAAAATTCCACTATCAACTATCCACTATCTACTAACAATAGCCAAATAACAACTAACAATCAACATATTACTATGCTCTACACTTCTAGTAAAAAACTCCTTCCCACATTTCAAAGTGACGAGTTTCTTCCTCCTATTAGTCCTTGGACATCTTTAGCCGGAATATTTCTCGTTGCAACTGTTGGGACTGCGATTGGTGTATCTTCCTGGGTTAAATACAATGTGACGGTAAAAGCTCCGGCTACTGTGCGTCCTATCGGAGACACGCGAGTGGTGCAACCGGAAATGGAAGGCACCGTCACAAGTATCTTGGTTAAAGAAAATCAGATTGTCAAGCGTGGGGATGCGATCGCCCGTCTTGATGACGAGCAACTGCAAATTAAAAAGAGCCAGCTGCAAGGTAATATTGAGCAGAGCAAGTTACAGCTTGTTCAAATGTATGCTCAAATTAGGAGTTTAGAGGTTCAAATTGTTGCTGAAAAAACAGTTGTAGATCGAGCGATCGCTTCTGCGAAGGCAGATTTAGCACGAAATGAAAGAGAATATCAAGACCGACAAGTTACAACAACAAGCGAATTGCTAGAAGCAAAAGCCAACTTGCAAAAAGCTTTTACTGATTTGCAAAAATCTCAGGCTGATTTAAAGTTTGCCGAAGTGGATCGCGATCGCTATAAGCAACTCTCAGAAAGCGGAGCAGTAAGTAAGCGCGATTATGATGGTAAACAATTACTTGTTCAGCA
Above is a genomic segment from Tolypothrix sp. NIES-4075 containing:
- a CDS encoding peptidase domain-containing ABC transporter; the encoded protein is MKYSHVPQHSEEDCGAACLASIAKYYGRTFTLNHIREAVGTGQLGTTLLGLKRGAETLGFNARPVKTSPELLNRIKEAPLPAIIHWKGNHWVVLYGNKGKKCVVADPAVGVRYLSKQDLAENWTDWLMLLVEPDPVRFFAQKDDRIGGFSRFFKRVWAFRGILAQALPLNLVLGLMSLASPFLLQILTDDVLVRGDTKLLTTVAIVVVVMNFISRSLSFIQSHLIAHFAQRLQLGLVLEFARTILRLPLSYYEARRSGEIVSRLRDIDQINQLVAQVVVGLPSQFFIALVSFSFMIFYSWKLTAVAVFISVVMTLSTIVFQPTLQQKTRELLVQEAETQGVLVETFKGALTIKTTTAEPQFWDELQTRFGRVANVTFRTIQIGIINNTFSGLISATGGIVLLWVGGNLVINPAENLSIGQLLAFNSMNGNYLGLIGTLIGFVDEFTRAKTATQRLTEVIDATQENQGDEKKPFANIPGDTDIICTNVNFHYAGRVELIENFSLTIPGGKVTALIGKSGCGKSTIAKLIAGLYPLQSGNIRIGLYNLNDLSLDCLRQQVVLVPQDAHFWSRSIIENFRLGAPHVTFEQIVRACQIAEADDFITRLPNKYQTILGEFGANISGGQRQRLAIARAIVTEPPVLILDESTGGLDPVSEAQVLEQLFHHRRGKTTILITHRPKVINRADWIVLLDGGKLKLQGSLEDLHSKPGDHLDFLIP